A genome region from Bemisia tabaci unplaced genomic scaffold, PGI_BMITA_v3 includes the following:
- the LOC109040910 gene encoding uncharacterized protein isoform X1, whose protein sequence is MSNSTVCQRFIQNAWKKERCSNCFKAKEDHVKVNGTSISLNLTQIKSIQSLTNGIVPRSILKGKSHTGKKHTVSFLPEEFEVIGYGGDEYSSDEEDGFFESSNDDCDIIFPDGEDEKELQKLTRINTDFNSVTANLDEKNDKKTKKIQPLELGKPLTDGEGKKQTLLVSVEPFATSQAPPKKKATLIKSAFENEDKNKPVVNNSAPYTNSIASSRKTHLFKLLDTNDAAVTQNNTTVTNRVAENNLTNLILNQALSQKGSEDKVYSSNIEVTSGDVYLEPIPSEEISPPPPAPFNSASTKEQENCTNVEVVPGEPEKPSDVVKMQVMLEDKFPTPPTPPPMQENGGDVVLHPIDVAKTIDENVEDSQTNVHVKSNLRISLDELKESPAAHRGTNRKTQITRGTILTKVHEPIRTKKFLHLSAVDITDDSTHAEKTDKHLLKDNENRLAMYKNEEVKPVDSVVSKNAKNSSDSPKTTLKESFASEVAVTMNGTESTVRENPIQLPLIINSSYSKINAATREKHDEDVRSNHSHVQNGGKPDSLDLSGTNLELESRELAGEPDGRADSDESSETTASPYVSISATSPPANPRSSFLHGFTKDKPKVAVRPTSFSLHHHSEPLTALCEQFVTEQSLSQSLDYLSTESSLKMKRQAPQPPPTPLTEPKVDHDSPDQSPQQQIYSHPQKPKKNSLSDYETKRVSLSHDNLSSDKPIPSPMVEKARKINGAATKMRFTLKKFLRFNSKDEDKPVDDAPPTPLSPKPRPEIIHPIDLNKSGVEVLRGDKTAGINNKASPTIPMDVGTPKKNGAPASGRPSKPPPPPRNPSTTVRPARPPPPETNGTVYANIGEPRQNIAPTKPQRTASIKREHSVDYEPMQNKKLSWYEKENIYEPITVTNGMFDTRLNNNHVKSFEQESKVISKPSEDTVKSNSLRLSTKENSIKVEPPFNVQNSHDSDNDVYYPYCFFSTEDNNEDDHEKRKARLRLRKGRSVVHKSLEDNYGAVIIANHEALAQVLDQLQLNPVVPPHFRSLSASSKIRWSDFSNIDITKRKILADRIFYSAEWNSHPVTLCISQLQHSPCTLPQLYTLSPITEFTDFVSAEYLTTNKILNSEQVAVAVLSSQFFDSLASYCNLKPATQTEKDIGLIVIQLVNVLKCLQTCDQIDISMQELVLCREEEGNVPRLCVAPISTDSPILKEKGKERITLCQAMVAGTEMLLPSSPLSEVLKFVLKDEHASSLSQAKALVEFWLWGPADTSLTEDRQAALQRWLDLERATVLHGLVISRNPQVSLMEHCHLMFLVRTNAKIMADSSYLLETYNKK, encoded by the exons ATGAGCAATTCTACGGTTTGCCAGCGGTTCATCCAAAATGCCTGGAAGAAGGAGCGGTGCTCGAACTGCTTCAAAGCGAAAGAGGACCACGTCAAAGTGAACGGAACGAGCATAAGTTTGAATTTGACGCAAATCAAGTCCATCCAGTCTCTCACCAATGGGATTGTCCCCAGG aGTATCCTCAAAGGGAAATCGCACACGGGTAAGAAACACACCGTGAGTTTCCTGCCGGAGGAGTTCGAAGTCATCGGCTATGGCGGCGACGAGTACTCGTCGGACGAGGAGGACGGCTTCTTCGAGTCCTCCAACGACGACTGCGACATCATCTTCCCGGACGGCGAAGACGAGAAAGAACTCCAGAAGCTCACAAGGATCAACACCGACTTCAACTCGGTCACGGCCAACCTGGACGAGAAGAACGACAAGAAAACCAAGAAGATCCAACCCCTCGAACTCGGCAAGCCTCTAACGGACGGCGAGGGCAAGAAACAAACCCTCCTCGTTTCCGTGGAGCCTTTCGCCACCTCCCAAGCTCCACCCAAGAAGAAAGCAACCCTAATCAAATCGGCTTTCGAGAACGAAGACAAGAATAAACCGGTCGTCAACAACTCTGCACCGTACACCAACTCGATAGCTTCGTCCAGGAAGACGCATCTGTTCAAATTACTCGACACGAACGACGCCGCTGTGACGCAGAACAACACGACGGTCACGAATCGGGTGGCGGAGAACAACCTCACCAACCTGATTCTGAACCAAGCTCTGAGTCAGAAAGGCAGCGAGGACAAGGTCTATTCGAGCAACATCGAGGTGACCTCCGGAGATGTCTACTTGGAGCCGATACCGAGCGAGGAGATCTCTCCTCCACCGCCGGCGCCCTTCAATTCCGCCTCCACGAAGGAGCAGGAGAACTGCACCAACGTGGAGGTCGTCCCCGGGGAGCCGGAGAAACCCTCGGACGTCGTCAAGATGCAGGTGATGCTGGAGGACAAGTTCCCGACGCCTCCGACGCCACCCCCGATGCAGGAGAACGGGGGAGACGTGGTTCTGCACCCGATCGACGTCGCCAAAACAATCGACGAGAACGTCGAAGATAGTCAAACCAACGTCCATGTCAAAAGCAACCTGCGGATCAGCCTGGACGAGCTCAAGGAGAGCCCCGCGGCGCACCGAGGGACCAACAGGAAGACGCAGATCACCAGAGGCACCATCCTGACCAAGGTCCACGAGCCGATCCGGACCAAGAAGTTCCTCCACCTGTCCGCCGTGGACATCACGGACGACTCAACGCACGCTGAAAAGACTGATAAACATTTGCTCAAGGATAATGAAAATAGACTGGCTATGTACAAAAACGAAGAGGTTAAACCGGTGGACTCGGTGGTGTCGAAGAACGCGAAGAACTCTTCCGACTCGCCGAAGACCACGCTCAAAGAGAGCTTCGCGAGTGAGGTGGCTGTGACTATGAACGGGACGGAGTCGACGGTGCGAGAGAACCCCATCCAACTCCCGCTCATCATCAACTCTAGCTATAGTAAGATCAACGCGGCTACCAGGGAGAAGCATGATGAGGATGTTCGTTCGAACCACTCACACGTGCAGAACGGTGGCAAGCCGGACTCGTTGGATTTGAGTGGGACCAACCTGGAGTTGGAGAGTCGGGAGCTGGCCGGGGAGCCGGACGGAAGGGCGGATTCAGACGAGTCTTCGGAAACGACCGCGTCTCCGTACGTCTCCATTTCGGCCACCTCCCCTCCCGCCAATCCCAGGTCCTCCTTCTTGCACGGTTTCACCAAGGACAAACCGAAGGTGGCCGTCAGACCGACTTCTTTCTCGCTCCACCATCACTCGGAACCCTTGACCGCCCTCTGCGAGCAGTTCGTCACGGAGCAATCG CTCTCTCAATCACTGGACTACCTCTCAACAGAATCATCCTTGAAAATGAAGCGCCAAGCTCCTCAACCTCCCCCAACACCGTTGACAGAGCCCAAAGTAGACCATGATTCTCCTGATCAATCACCACAGCAACAAATATACagccatcctcaaaaaccaaaaaagaacAGTTTGTCTGACTACGAAACAAAGCGAGTCTCCTTGTCTCATGATAATCTATCTTCCGATAAACCTATACCAAGTCCTATGGTTGAAAAGGCAAGAAAGATCAATGGTGCTGCAACCAAAATGCGTTTTACTCTGAAGAAGTTCTTGCGTTTTAACAGCAAAGATGAAGACAAACCAGTGGATGATGCACCTCCAACACCTTTATCACCGAAACCTCGTCCAGAAATCATACACCCTATTGACTTGAACAAATCTGGAGTTGAGGTTCTCAGAGGTGATAAAACAGCCGGAATCAATAACAAAGCTTCACCAACA ATTCCAATGGATGTTGGAACACCAAAGAAAAATGGAGCTCCAGCTTCAG GTCGGCCTTCGAAACCGCCTCCTCCCCCTCGCAATCCATCAACAACAGTCAGACCGGCCCGACCTCCTCCTCCAGAAACAAATGGGACAGTTTATGCTAATATTG gtgAACCTCGCCAAAACATTGCACCAACAAAACCGCAAAGGACTGCCAGTATTAAAAGAGAACACAGTGTGGACTATGAACCaatgcaaaacaaaaaattg TCTTGGTATGAGAAGGAGAATATATACGAGCCAATCACTGTTACGAATGGAATGTTTGACACACGACTGAATAACAATCATGTGAAATCGTTTGAACAAGAATCTAAAGTCATCAGTAAACCATCAGAGGACACGGTGAAAAGTAACTCTCTTCGTCTCAGCACCAAGGAGAACTCTATCAAAGTGGAGCCACCGTTTAATGTGCAAAATTCTCATGACTCGGACAATGATGTTTACTATCCATACTGCTTTTTTTCAACAGAGGAT AATAATGAAGATGACCACGAGAAGAGAAAAGCAAGACTGCGTCTCAGAAAAGGAAGAAGTGTCGTGCACAAAAGCCTTGAAGATAATTATGGCGCTGTGATAATAGCCAATCATGAAGCTCTTGCACAAGTTCTAGATCAG cttcAACTCAATCCTGTTGTACCGCCTCATTTCCGAAGCCTATCGGCTTCAAGTAAGATTCGATGGAGTGACTTTTCAAACATTGATATCACTAAAAGGAAGATCTTGGCTGACCGAATATTTTACTCCGCTGAATGGAATTCTCACCCTGTCACACTATGTATATCACAGCTCCAACACTCGCCATGTACCTTACCGCAACTCTACACCTTATCACCAATAACTGAGTTCACTGATTTTGTATCTGCAGAGTATCTGACCACCAACAAAATCCTGAACTCCGAGCAAG TGGCCGTTGCTGTCCTGAGCTCTCAATTCTTTGACTCTCTGGCAAGCTACTGCAACTTGAAGCCAGCAACTCAAACTGAAAAGGATATTGGCTTAATAGTGATTCAACTAGTGAACGTTCTCAAGTGTCTCCAAACCTGCGACCAAATAGACATTTCCATGCAAGAACTTGTTTTGTGCAGAGAAGAAGAGGGGAATGTACCAAGGCTTTGTGTAGCACCGATTTCCACTGACTCACCGATCCTCAAAGAAAAG GGGAAAGAACGCATAACTTTGTGCCAAGCAATGGTTGCTGGGACTGAAATGTTGTTACCATCATCTCCACTGTCAGAAGTGCTGAAGTTTGTCTTGAAAGATGAACATGCTTCTTCCCTATCACAAGCAAAAGCTCTAGTCGAATTTTGGTTGTGGGGTCCTGCAGATACATCTCTAACAGAAGATCGCCAAGCGGCTTTGCAAAG atggcTTGACTTGGAGCGAGCGACAGTCTTACATGGTTTGGTAATTTCTCGAAATCCTCAAGTTTCTCTGATGGAACACTGCCATCTCATGTTCCTGGTTCGAACTAATGCAAAAATAATGGCAGATTCTTCTTACTTGTTGGAGACGTACAACAAGAAGTAA
- the LOC109040910 gene encoding uncharacterized protein isoform X2 — protein sequence MNTCSDTPVSSDIVPISFETTFAQSILKGKSHTGKKHTVSFLPEEFEVIGYGGDEYSSDEEDGFFESSNDDCDIIFPDGEDEKELQKLTRINTDFNSVTANLDEKNDKKTKKIQPLELGKPLTDGEGKKQTLLVSVEPFATSQAPPKKKATLIKSAFENEDKNKPVVNNSAPYTNSIASSRKTHLFKLLDTNDAAVTQNNTTVTNRVAENNLTNLILNQALSQKGSEDKVYSSNIEVTSGDVYLEPIPSEEISPPPPAPFNSASTKEQENCTNVEVVPGEPEKPSDVVKMQVMLEDKFPTPPTPPPMQENGGDVVLHPIDVAKTIDENVEDSQTNVHVKSNLRISLDELKESPAAHRGTNRKTQITRGTILTKVHEPIRTKKFLHLSAVDITDDSTHAEKTDKHLLKDNENRLAMYKNEEVKPVDSVVSKNAKNSSDSPKTTLKESFASEVAVTMNGTESTVRENPIQLPLIINSSYSKINAATREKHDEDVRSNHSHVQNGGKPDSLDLSGTNLELESRELAGEPDGRADSDESSETTASPYVSISATSPPANPRSSFLHGFTKDKPKVAVRPTSFSLHHHSEPLTALCEQFVTEQSLSQSLDYLSTESSLKMKRQAPQPPPTPLTEPKVDHDSPDQSPQQQIYSHPQKPKKNSLSDYETKRVSLSHDNLSSDKPIPSPMVEKARKINGAATKMRFTLKKFLRFNSKDEDKPVDDAPPTPLSPKPRPEIIHPIDLNKSGVEVLRGDKTAGINNKASPTIPMDVGTPKKNGAPASGRPSKPPPPPRNPSTTVRPARPPPPETNGTVYANIGEPRQNIAPTKPQRTASIKREHSVDYEPMQNKKLSWYEKENIYEPITVTNGMFDTRLNNNHVKSFEQESKVISKPSEDTVKSNSLRLSTKENSIKVEPPFNVQNSHDSDNDVYYPYCFFSTEDNNEDDHEKRKARLRLRKGRSVVHKSLEDNYGAVIIANHEALAQVLDQLQLNPVVPPHFRSLSASSKIRWSDFSNIDITKRKILADRIFYSAEWNSHPVTLCISQLQHSPCTLPQLYTLSPITEFTDFVSAEYLTTNKILNSEQVAVAVLSSQFFDSLASYCNLKPATQTEKDIGLIVIQLVNVLKCLQTCDQIDISMQELVLCREEEGNVPRLCVAPISTDSPILKEKGKERITLCQAMVAGTEMLLPSSPLSEVLKFVLKDEHASSLSQAKALVEFWLWGPADTSLTEDRQAALQRWLDLERATVLHGLVISRNPQVSLMEHCHLMFLVRTNAKIMADSSYLLETYNKK from the exons ATGAACACGTGTAGTGATACTCCCGTGTCTAGTGATATTGTTCCAATTTCATTTGAGACTACTTTCGCTCAG aGTATCCTCAAAGGGAAATCGCACACGGGTAAGAAACACACCGTGAGTTTCCTGCCGGAGGAGTTCGAAGTCATCGGCTATGGCGGCGACGAGTACTCGTCGGACGAGGAGGACGGCTTCTTCGAGTCCTCCAACGACGACTGCGACATCATCTTCCCGGACGGCGAAGACGAGAAAGAACTCCAGAAGCTCACAAGGATCAACACCGACTTCAACTCGGTCACGGCCAACCTGGACGAGAAGAACGACAAGAAAACCAAGAAGATCCAACCCCTCGAACTCGGCAAGCCTCTAACGGACGGCGAGGGCAAGAAACAAACCCTCCTCGTTTCCGTGGAGCCTTTCGCCACCTCCCAAGCTCCACCCAAGAAGAAAGCAACCCTAATCAAATCGGCTTTCGAGAACGAAGACAAGAATAAACCGGTCGTCAACAACTCTGCACCGTACACCAACTCGATAGCTTCGTCCAGGAAGACGCATCTGTTCAAATTACTCGACACGAACGACGCCGCTGTGACGCAGAACAACACGACGGTCACGAATCGGGTGGCGGAGAACAACCTCACCAACCTGATTCTGAACCAAGCTCTGAGTCAGAAAGGCAGCGAGGACAAGGTCTATTCGAGCAACATCGAGGTGACCTCCGGAGATGTCTACTTGGAGCCGATACCGAGCGAGGAGATCTCTCCTCCACCGCCGGCGCCCTTCAATTCCGCCTCCACGAAGGAGCAGGAGAACTGCACCAACGTGGAGGTCGTCCCCGGGGAGCCGGAGAAACCCTCGGACGTCGTCAAGATGCAGGTGATGCTGGAGGACAAGTTCCCGACGCCTCCGACGCCACCCCCGATGCAGGAGAACGGGGGAGACGTGGTTCTGCACCCGATCGACGTCGCCAAAACAATCGACGAGAACGTCGAAGATAGTCAAACCAACGTCCATGTCAAAAGCAACCTGCGGATCAGCCTGGACGAGCTCAAGGAGAGCCCCGCGGCGCACCGAGGGACCAACAGGAAGACGCAGATCACCAGAGGCACCATCCTGACCAAGGTCCACGAGCCGATCCGGACCAAGAAGTTCCTCCACCTGTCCGCCGTGGACATCACGGACGACTCAACGCACGCTGAAAAGACTGATAAACATTTGCTCAAGGATAATGAAAATAGACTGGCTATGTACAAAAACGAAGAGGTTAAACCGGTGGACTCGGTGGTGTCGAAGAACGCGAAGAACTCTTCCGACTCGCCGAAGACCACGCTCAAAGAGAGCTTCGCGAGTGAGGTGGCTGTGACTATGAACGGGACGGAGTCGACGGTGCGAGAGAACCCCATCCAACTCCCGCTCATCATCAACTCTAGCTATAGTAAGATCAACGCGGCTACCAGGGAGAAGCATGATGAGGATGTTCGTTCGAACCACTCACACGTGCAGAACGGTGGCAAGCCGGACTCGTTGGATTTGAGTGGGACCAACCTGGAGTTGGAGAGTCGGGAGCTGGCCGGGGAGCCGGACGGAAGGGCGGATTCAGACGAGTCTTCGGAAACGACCGCGTCTCCGTACGTCTCCATTTCGGCCACCTCCCCTCCCGCCAATCCCAGGTCCTCCTTCTTGCACGGTTTCACCAAGGACAAACCGAAGGTGGCCGTCAGACCGACTTCTTTCTCGCTCCACCATCACTCGGAACCCTTGACCGCCCTCTGCGAGCAGTTCGTCACGGAGCAATCG CTCTCTCAATCACTGGACTACCTCTCAACAGAATCATCCTTGAAAATGAAGCGCCAAGCTCCTCAACCTCCCCCAACACCGTTGACAGAGCCCAAAGTAGACCATGATTCTCCTGATCAATCACCACAGCAACAAATATACagccatcctcaaaaaccaaaaaagaacAGTTTGTCTGACTACGAAACAAAGCGAGTCTCCTTGTCTCATGATAATCTATCTTCCGATAAACCTATACCAAGTCCTATGGTTGAAAAGGCAAGAAAGATCAATGGTGCTGCAACCAAAATGCGTTTTACTCTGAAGAAGTTCTTGCGTTTTAACAGCAAAGATGAAGACAAACCAGTGGATGATGCACCTCCAACACCTTTATCACCGAAACCTCGTCCAGAAATCATACACCCTATTGACTTGAACAAATCTGGAGTTGAGGTTCTCAGAGGTGATAAAACAGCCGGAATCAATAACAAAGCTTCACCAACA ATTCCAATGGATGTTGGAACACCAAAGAAAAATGGAGCTCCAGCTTCAG GTCGGCCTTCGAAACCGCCTCCTCCCCCTCGCAATCCATCAACAACAGTCAGACCGGCCCGACCTCCTCCTCCAGAAACAAATGGGACAGTTTATGCTAATATTG gtgAACCTCGCCAAAACATTGCACCAACAAAACCGCAAAGGACTGCCAGTATTAAAAGAGAACACAGTGTGGACTATGAACCaatgcaaaacaaaaaattg TCTTGGTATGAGAAGGAGAATATATACGAGCCAATCACTGTTACGAATGGAATGTTTGACACACGACTGAATAACAATCATGTGAAATCGTTTGAACAAGAATCTAAAGTCATCAGTAAACCATCAGAGGACACGGTGAAAAGTAACTCTCTTCGTCTCAGCACCAAGGAGAACTCTATCAAAGTGGAGCCACCGTTTAATGTGCAAAATTCTCATGACTCGGACAATGATGTTTACTATCCATACTGCTTTTTTTCAACAGAGGAT AATAATGAAGATGACCACGAGAAGAGAAAAGCAAGACTGCGTCTCAGAAAAGGAAGAAGTGTCGTGCACAAAAGCCTTGAAGATAATTATGGCGCTGTGATAATAGCCAATCATGAAGCTCTTGCACAAGTTCTAGATCAG cttcAACTCAATCCTGTTGTACCGCCTCATTTCCGAAGCCTATCGGCTTCAAGTAAGATTCGATGGAGTGACTTTTCAAACATTGATATCACTAAAAGGAAGATCTTGGCTGACCGAATATTTTACTCCGCTGAATGGAATTCTCACCCTGTCACACTATGTATATCACAGCTCCAACACTCGCCATGTACCTTACCGCAACTCTACACCTTATCACCAATAACTGAGTTCACTGATTTTGTATCTGCAGAGTATCTGACCACCAACAAAATCCTGAACTCCGAGCAAG TGGCCGTTGCTGTCCTGAGCTCTCAATTCTTTGACTCTCTGGCAAGCTACTGCAACTTGAAGCCAGCAACTCAAACTGAAAAGGATATTGGCTTAATAGTGATTCAACTAGTGAACGTTCTCAAGTGTCTCCAAACCTGCGACCAAATAGACATTTCCATGCAAGAACTTGTTTTGTGCAGAGAAGAAGAGGGGAATGTACCAAGGCTTTGTGTAGCACCGATTTCCACTGACTCACCGATCCTCAAAGAAAAG GGGAAAGAACGCATAACTTTGTGCCAAGCAATGGTTGCTGGGACTGAAATGTTGTTACCATCATCTCCACTGTCAGAAGTGCTGAAGTTTGTCTTGAAAGATGAACATGCTTCTTCCCTATCACAAGCAAAAGCTCTAGTCGAATTTTGGTTGTGGGGTCCTGCAGATACATCTCTAACAGAAGATCGCCAAGCGGCTTTGCAAAG atggcTTGACTTGGAGCGAGCGACAGTCTTACATGGTTTGGTAATTTCTCGAAATCCTCAAGTTTCTCTGATGGAACACTGCCATCTCATGTTCCTGGTTCGAACTAATGCAAAAATAATGGCAGATTCTTCTTACTTGTTGGAGACGTACAACAAGAAGTAA